From Verrucomicrobiota bacterium, a single genomic window includes:
- a CDS encoding FkbM family methyltransferase gives MIDGSSSKISLFPTQDYRLFGHPLMFITVRKILKYFATRGAPRCFEGLKHCCYSYSQFGEDLLVQDFFGLYKRSGNYIDIGAFHPIAKSNTYLFYRKGWRGLAIEPNPDLEKLWKRYRPSDQFVSAGVTASLEESKLLNYINHPMAPERNYISSEKSTDRTAVNRKVALLPIGQLTKRFQQMWNHLDLLNIDCEGLDFEILSAFPFDQIRPKCIVVDDFDRSTRSKTSKFLLDSRYCLFAQARISKIFVRLDEG, from the coding sequence ATGATAGATGGTAGCTCATCGAAGATAAGCCTTTTTCCTACCCAAGATTATCGTCTATTCGGTCATCCACTGATGTTTATAACGGTTCGAAAGATTCTCAAATATTTTGCAACAAGGGGTGCGCCTCGATGTTTTGAAGGACTTAAGCATTGTTGCTATTCCTATAGTCAGTTCGGTGAAGACCTATTAGTTCAGGACTTCTTTGGGCTCTATAAGCGTTCGGGGAATTATATCGATATCGGAGCATTCCACCCCATTGCTAAGTCAAATACCTACCTATTCTACAGGAAAGGATGGCGTGGTCTGGCTATCGAACCCAATCCCGATCTCGAGAAACTGTGGAAACGATATCGTCCAAGCGATCAGTTCGTCTCTGCTGGTGTTACAGCAAGTCTTGAAGAATCAAAACTACTGAACTACATTAACCATCCGATGGCTCCGGAGCGGAATTATATCTCTTCCGAAAAGAGCACTGATCGCACAGCCGTGAATAGAAAAGTAGCTCTTTTGCCAATTGGTCAGCTTACAAAGCGCTTTCAACAAATGTGGAACCATCTTGATTTACTCAATATCGATTGCGAAGGTTTAGACTTTGAGATCTTAAGCGCTTTTCCCTTCGACCAGATTAGGCCAAAATGTATTGTTGTTGATGACTTTGACCGCTCAACCCGTAGCAAAACCAGCAAATTCCTTCTCGATAGCAGGTACTGTCTCTTCGCTCAGGCAAGAATCTCGAAGATTTTTGTTCGGTTGGACGAGGGATAG
- a CDS encoding glycosyltransferase family 4 protein: MIDLINGLSDLGVESLVLYPDAGPIEGRLKVEKIRGKQIFFSSGVCWPSEKPLYHPRRWFSSSANALRTVKKKRINKLALRETQSVLREFKPDCIVSNTAAVSYGSLIAARHHIPHVWHIREYGDLDWDFSPDFGMKRRSKELNQSRRAICISKAVAKHHIKQNPSVPISKFITIYNGIGCKSEVLERFNPKPTRGDSLNIGIAGLIKPSKGQAVAVKAFAASKQSLPNLRMKLLVAGKGDTSELEALAKNLGVKDQVDFLGHLEYMDNFYKSLDIGLMCSENEGFGRVTAEYMSWGIPVIGRNSGATPEIVENNLTGLLYDNAEEFTEKMISLLESLEERQRLGKNGRKKAIEYYSSERSAEAFLTAVKEAI; encoded by the coding sequence ATGATCGACCTGATCAATGGTCTCTCAGATCTGGGCGTAGAGTCACTTGTTCTCTATCCAGATGCGGGTCCAATTGAAGGGCGCCTAAAGGTTGAAAAGATCAGAGGAAAGCAAATATTCTTTTCGTCTGGGGTCTGCTGGCCTAGCGAAAAACCGCTCTACCACCCACGAAGGTGGTTCTCCTCCTCAGCCAATGCTCTCCGAACAGTTAAGAAGAAACGTATCAACAAGCTTGCACTGCGAGAAACGCAGTCAGTTCTAAGAGAATTCAAACCAGACTGCATTGTATCGAACACTGCCGCCGTCTCCTATGGCTCATTGATCGCCGCTCGCCATCACATTCCCCACGTTTGGCACATCAGAGAATATGGAGACCTAGACTGGGACTTTTCGCCCGATTTTGGAATGAAACGAAGGAGCAAAGAACTCAATCAATCCAGGCGAGCGATTTGCATTTCCAAGGCTGTTGCCAAGCACCACATCAAACAGAACCCGTCTGTTCCTATTTCAAAGTTCATAACAATTTACAACGGAATCGGGTGCAAGAGTGAGGTACTGGAGCGGTTCAATCCGAAGCCAACGAGGGGCGACTCTTTGAATATCGGTATTGCAGGACTCATCAAGCCGTCAAAAGGACAAGCAGTAGCGGTAAAGGCATTCGCAGCATCCAAGCAGAGCTTACCAAACCTAAGGATGAAGTTACTCGTGGCTGGAAAAGGAGACACCTCAGAACTTGAAGCTCTAGCAAAGAATCTCGGAGTAAAAGATCAGGTCGATTTTCTCGGGCACCTTGAGTATATGGATAATTTCTACAAATCGCTGGATATTGGTTTGATGTGTTCCGAAAATGAAGGATTCGGCAGAGTGACGGCTGAGTATATGTCATGGGGAATACCAGTGATCGGTCGTAACTCAGGAGCCACTCCTGAGATCGTTGAGAATAATCTCACTGGTTTACTTTACGACAATGCTGAAGAATTCACAGAAAAAATGATCTCACTGTTAGAGAGCCTTGAAGAACGTCAGAGACTTGGAAAGAACGGAAGGAAAAAGGCAATTGAGTATTATTCTTCGGAGAGAAGTGCAGAGGCCTTCTTGACTGCTGTAAAAGAAGCCATTTAG
- a CDS encoding glycosyltransferase family 4 protein, with protein sequence MKTTQKTLAVYTPGLGVLSETFIFRHLTQLHPKTVAIFSTNRKPQAGNWDVSIPKYNASTKMHWLWERFRASRKESKYLRRFDPLCCFLKRHKVTVMMAQYMDQSLHMIDVCNTLGISLFIHAHGRDVSGCLKDPLMQEQYLRYRDLAGIITINQESKRALKELGLREERIHVISCGTEIPERSPGALRTKNEVQCTAVGRFTNIKAPILLLESFRRALLIQPNLRLNYIGGGELFAAAKQFVNVFDLSNQVELLGPQPPEVVSKTLSASDIFIQHSATDPVTGDKEGFPVSILEAMSHALPVISTRHAGIIEQVEEGISGELVDEGDVQSMAQHIASLANNQKQRERMGRAARERLEKNFTWRIERAKLRHLLGLEE encoded by the coding sequence GTGAAAACAACACAAAAAACCCTTGCTGTCTATACGCCCGGCCTGGGGGTATTGTCGGAGACGTTCATCTTCAGGCACCTCACTCAACTACACCCGAAAACTGTCGCGATATTCTCGACGAACCGAAAGCCGCAAGCAGGAAATTGGGACGTCTCAATACCAAAATACAACGCAAGCACGAAGATGCACTGGCTCTGGGAACGATTTAGGGCATCGCGCAAAGAATCAAAATACTTAAGACGATTCGACCCATTGTGTTGTTTCCTGAAAAGGCATAAAGTCACCGTTATGATGGCTCAGTATATGGACCAATCTCTCCATATGATTGATGTCTGTAATACTCTGGGAATTTCTCTATTCATCCATGCTCACGGACGTGATGTTTCCGGATGCCTAAAAGATCCGCTTATGCAAGAGCAATATCTTCGTTATAGAGATTTGGCTGGAATCATTACCATCAATCAGGAAAGCAAACGTGCTTTAAAGGAACTAGGCCTGAGAGAGGAACGTATTCACGTGATTAGTTGCGGCACCGAAATTCCAGAAAGATCACCTGGCGCTCTAAGAACTAAAAATGAAGTCCAATGTACCGCTGTAGGAAGGTTCACTAATATTAAGGCTCCGATTTTGCTTCTGGAATCATTTAGACGAGCACTTCTAATTCAGCCGAATTTGAGACTGAATTATATTGGAGGAGGCGAGCTCTTTGCTGCAGCCAAGCAATTCGTTAATGTCTTTGATCTCTCGAATCAGGTCGAACTGCTCGGGCCTCAACCCCCGGAAGTCGTGAGTAAAACGCTCTCGGCATCAGACATCTTTATTCAACACAGCGCTACTGACCCTGTAACAGGAGACAAAGAAGGGTTCCCAGTATCGATACTGGAAGCGATGTCACATGCACTGCCTGTAATTTCCACCCGCCACGCTGGGATTATTGAACAAGTGGAAGAAGGCATTTCGGGCGAACTTGTAGATGAAGGTGACGTCCAGTCGATGGCTCAACACATCGCAAGTCTTGCCAATAATCAGAAACAACGTGAGAGAATGGGGCGCGCAGCTCGAGAGAGGTTGGAGAAGAATTTTACATGGAGAATCGAACGCGCCAAGTTGCGCCACCTCCTCGGTCTTGAAGAATAG
- a CDS encoding glycosyltransferase family 4 protein produces the protein MRTASPHIVVGTNKWYLGGVNTYAQNLVDGFIQAGRSAELLLTNDPLAVEQAPLDRPNSIPFNELPKSNLSTWKRRWKRLDNYLSEKGSCIYLPNQDRAFSCASPMLSDSIKIVGVAHADEDYHYEHIERMGDYWNAIVCVSPLIAKNARSYFPKLADKIVSIPNSVPCPSKPPSRKVSETLRIIYAGRLSQYQKRILDIPSIVQALYRNDTNFEMTIAGQGKDEEELQKRIAVIDKGKRVRFVGTLANERVLKEFATHDVFLLTSDFEGLPVALVEAMARGCIPVVSRVKSGVTDLVKHNTNGLIFEIGDYKRCAELLATLSNDKEKKKTLSASSYEALKAGRFSQREQISNYLDLFRNLETQKRWKRIRGPAVRAQYFDPTLKGEIKRHVTRLLK, from the coding sequence ATGAGGACCGCTTCCCCTCATATTGTAGTCGGAACCAACAAATGGTATCTGGGCGGCGTGAACACCTACGCTCAAAACCTTGTCGATGGGTTCATTCAAGCAGGGCGCAGTGCTGAGCTCCTCTTAACCAATGATCCATTGGCTGTTGAACAAGCTCCGCTTGATCGGCCAAATAGCATCCCCTTTAACGAACTGCCCAAATCAAACCTCTCAACATGGAAACGCCGTTGGAAGCGCTTGGACAACTATCTGAGCGAGAAGGGATCCTGCATTTACCTCCCGAATCAGGATCGGGCATTTTCATGTGCATCTCCGATGCTGTCGGACTCGATTAAGATAGTGGGTGTCGCTCATGCCGACGAGGATTATCATTATGAGCATATCGAACGGATGGGAGATTACTGGAATGCCATCGTCTGCGTAAGCCCCCTGATCGCCAAGAATGCGAGGAGTTATTTCCCAAAACTGGCGGACAAAATTGTTTCGATCCCAAACTCCGTTCCTTGTCCGTCCAAACCACCAAGTCGCAAAGTTAGCGAGACGCTCCGGATAATCTATGCAGGCAGGCTCTCACAGTATCAAAAACGGATTCTTGACATCCCGTCCATAGTCCAGGCTTTGTATCGAAACGACACCAATTTCGAAATGACGATTGCCGGCCAGGGCAAAGACGAGGAAGAGCTTCAAAAGCGCATTGCAGTAATCGACAAGGGTAAGAGAGTGCGGTTTGTTGGCACCCTAGCAAACGAACGTGTCCTCAAGGAATTTGCCACGCACGATGTTTTCTTACTCACTTCGGATTTCGAGGGCTTACCCGTCGCACTAGTTGAAGCAATGGCAAGAGGTTGCATACCAGTTGTCTCAAGGGTGAAGAGCGGGGTCACTGATCTTGTCAAACACAATACCAATGGTCTGATTTTTGAGATTGGTGACTATAAGAGATGTGCCGAACTTTTAGCGACTTTGTCGAATGATAAAGAGAAAAAGAAAACCCTCTCGGCATCAAGCTACGAAGCGCTGAAGGCAGGAAGGTTCAGTCAGAGAGAGCAAATATCCAACTATCTCGACCTTTTTAGAAACCTAGAGACACAAAAGCGATGGAAAAGGATTCGGGGACCTGCAGTCCGCGCGCAGTACTTCGACCCGACATTAAAGGGAGAAATCAAACGCCACGTAACTCGCCTTCTTAAATAG
- a CDS encoding sulfotransferase, producing MTANCFILGGQKCGSTWLASRLNQHPEVFVAPHEIHFFDKPYNYTKGFEWYETHFNQTGDAKIIAEKTPEYLWAGGGLGGDDVHAHEPRVHELIRTFRSDAKFVVVLRDPVERVESAINHFLSYGYFWPWVSNKSIIHGSHSNRSREFGLLEKGDYFSQLSAYFRVFPREQFIVFEFQRDIVEAPEKALDRLCSFLKISSYDGFVDLDKPENGVVHSLPGMIATCLFPNRQRIAYRLNRYFPSNRRRLDSESIHWLKRFYFEKNELLFNLIGERFDWNDTDDSQ from the coding sequence ATGACTGCAAACTGTTTCATATTAGGTGGTCAAAAATGCGGTTCCACTTGGTTAGCTTCTCGATTGAACCAGCACCCTGAGGTTTTTGTGGCTCCTCACGAGATTCACTTTTTCGATAAACCTTATAATTATACGAAAGGTTTTGAATGGTATGAAACCCACTTCAACCAAACAGGAGACGCGAAAATCATCGCTGAGAAAACCCCAGAGTATCTATGGGCCGGCGGTGGACTAGGTGGCGACGACGTCCACGCCCACGAACCCAGAGTCCACGAATTAATCCGAACCTTTAGAAGCGATGCAAAATTTGTCGTGGTCCTTCGAGATCCGGTGGAACGCGTGGAATCCGCCATTAATCACTTTCTAAGTTATGGTTACTTCTGGCCATGGGTTTCAAACAAATCGATCATACATGGGAGTCACAGTAATCGTTCCCGCGAATTTGGACTATTGGAGAAGGGAGACTATTTCAGTCAGTTATCCGCTTACTTTAGGGTCTTTCCTAGAGAGCAATTCATTGTATTCGAGTTTCAGCGAGACATCGTCGAGGCTCCGGAAAAGGCTTTGGATCGCTTATGCAGCTTTCTCAAGATTTCGAGTTACGATGGGTTTGTAGATCTCGACAAGCCTGAAAACGGAGTCGTTCACAGTTTGCCTGGAATGATTGCCACGTGCCTGTTCCCAAACCGACAACGTATCGCCTACCGTCTCAATCGATATTTCCCTTCAAATAGGAGAAGACTAGACAGTGAATCAATTCACTGGCTGAAGAGATTCTATTTCGAAAAAAACGAATTGCTCTTCAATCTAATCGGAGAGCGTTTCGATTGGAATGATACGGACGATTCGCAATGA
- a CDS encoding glycosyltransferase family 2 protein — MNGFRCPKVAIVIPAYNQGKYLKRAATSALKQEGCRCEVYIVDDCSTDDTPVICQRLREQYKNLQVIHHETNLGLGKNVDFCLRLPKEEFILRLDSDDILEPTFAVEALKVMEAHPQAGYVHVLTQTINLDDTLGSKRILNRRKVYYSPEEALMRALSGYRVSANILMFRRTALEQVNYSDISLSFAEDYDLTVRIANQGWGNAYIPKRLALYRQWPNSGNNRARRKLSEIEGLTHVFTHSLPSGFKRHNLPEAKLRSARSKMARNQAAYTPWPLFSKGEKKELWAALSALSGQSSMPIFKFFIHIGGNKMTKVFLRYKLKIKTLLKNF; from the coding sequence ATGAACGGTTTTAGGTGTCCTAAAGTCGCAATCGTCATCCCTGCATACAACCAAGGAAAGTACCTGAAGCGGGCAGCTACGAGTGCGCTCAAACAAGAAGGATGCAGATGTGAGGTCTACATTGTGGATGACTGCAGCACCGACGACACTCCGGTCATTTGTCAGCGACTCAGAGAACAATATAAGAATCTTCAAGTAATCCACCATGAAACAAATCTGGGACTGGGAAAAAACGTAGACTTTTGTCTACGCCTGCCCAAGGAGGAGTTCATTCTAAGACTCGATTCGGACGACATTCTTGAACCAACATTTGCCGTAGAGGCACTCAAAGTAATGGAAGCACACCCTCAGGCGGGGTATGTTCACGTGCTAACCCAAACGATAAATCTAGATGATACCCTTGGTTCAAAGAGAATCCTGAATCGACGTAAAGTATACTATTCTCCCGAGGAAGCGCTGATGAGGGCATTATCAGGTTATCGTGTCTCGGCAAACATACTTATGTTTCGGAGGACTGCCCTTGAACAGGTCAACTATTCAGACATTTCGTTGTCTTTCGCAGAAGACTACGATTTGACGGTTCGCATTGCGAACCAAGGATGGGGAAATGCGTACATACCGAAGAGGCTCGCCCTCTATCGCCAATGGCCCAACAGTGGCAATAATCGAGCACGCCGCAAGTTAAGTGAAATAGAAGGGCTTACCCATGTTTTCACGCACTCACTTCCATCTGGATTCAAGAGGCACAATCTACCAGAGGCTAAACTCAGATCCGCGCGTTCAAAGATGGCAAGAAACCAAGCCGCATACACACCTTGGCCACTCTTTTCTAAAGGCGAAAAAAAAGAACTCTGGGCTGCGCTGTCAGCACTCAGCGGCCAATCTTCAATGCCGATCTTTAAGTTTTTTATCCACATCGGAGGAAACAAGATGACCAAGGTTTTCTTACGTTACAAACTAAAGATCAAGACTCTTCTAAAGAACTTTTAA
- a CDS encoding glycosyltransferase family 61 protein yields the protein MEIPEIGLKLINRLSWRIQRSLNLRAPVIKRLDECVKLNQSNFTLISSGFNARHTLPVEINGKNHKYFEEALDYSVEDNYLLKLSDVIIKSERGLLHLPKIGYSFEHINRMPWHIEGSSDYTKYSFSTRKITEPSYSLIGLCPGAHYHLFSDILQRLVSVIEHLPNEVKFICPSNANNAFLEFIRQLGINRKNLIFPRKFENLLIKTLYWSPARTLSRFQCPQTVKQINKLKRHFADDRKYTSSSAIYISRNDAKSRRITNEHQLIKRLEDHGVKTYCLAGLSVKEQISIFHNARQIIAPHGAGLVNLLFASSGTSVLELFPEKLHLGCTCYWSISNCLGLKYSYAVCDSQNPISPNSDFVVSINSILAWLSMAE from the coding sequence GTGGAAATTCCAGAAATTGGACTCAAGCTTATCAACCGACTGTCATGGCGAATCCAGCGCTCGCTCAACCTTCGAGCTCCTGTAATCAAGCGTCTCGACGAATGCGTAAAACTCAACCAATCAAATTTCACTCTGATCAGCTCGGGATTTAATGCAAGGCATACCCTACCAGTTGAGATTAACGGGAAGAATCATAAATATTTTGAAGAGGCTCTAGATTACTCGGTCGAAGATAATTACTTACTTAAATTATCAGACGTAATCATTAAATCTGAAAGGGGGCTTCTCCACCTGCCGAAGATAGGATACAGTTTTGAACATATTAATAGGATGCCTTGGCATATTGAAGGAAGCAGTGATTATACCAAGTATTCGTTTAGCACTCGTAAAATTACTGAGCCCTCATACAGCCTGATTGGCCTATGCCCAGGTGCCCATTATCATTTATTCTCTGACATCCTACAGCGTCTCGTGTCGGTCATAGAGCACCTCCCTAATGAAGTCAAATTCATCTGCCCATCGAATGCAAATAATGCATTTCTAGAATTTATAAGACAACTGGGAATTAATCGGAAGAATCTGATATTCCCTAGAAAGTTCGAAAATCTATTGATCAAAACCCTTTACTGGTCACCAGCGAGAACCCTATCACGCTTCCAATGCCCTCAAACTGTAAAGCAAATTAATAAACTAAAAAGGCATTTCGCGGATGACCGAAAATACACCTCTTCTTCAGCGATTTATATCTCTAGGAATGATGCTAAATCACGTAGAATAACAAACGAACATCAATTGATCAAAAGATTAGAAGATCATGGTGTAAAAACCTACTGCCTTGCAGGACTTTCAGTAAAAGAACAAATATCTATTTTTCATAACGCAAGGCAGATAATCGCGCCTCACGGGGCAGGTCTGGTCAATCTTCTCTTCGCTAGCTCTGGAACTTCTGTGCTCGAGCTTTTCCCAGAAAAACTGCACCTAGGGTGCACCTGTTATTGGTCAATCTCAAATTGTCTAGGCCTCAAATACTCCTACGCAGTATGTGATTCACAGAATCCAATTAGCCCTAATAGTGATTTCGTGGTATCGATCAATTCGATTTTAGCGTGGCTATCAATGGCAGAGTGA
- a CDS encoding glycosyltransferase family 2 protein encodes MMDSVSKQTLKAKEHIVIDGNSSDGTQKLLEEYQKRSSLRLVVSEPDSGPYDAMNKAIKLASGEYIVFLNSDDFFNDSRGLEWCIDSLSKGKFDFAYAPTVRVSNSGSEINGKRSLHQILMCMPVVHQSLIFSRSALLKLKGFDLRFSISADYDLLLRAVAQGMRGCFLNRAFVTFCMGGMSSDQGRLLKDVGRVWHKNYRQFQEFSEAEYVKFSYSKKLPDSLLWKILVDYRTTALFRLSAAFYLLKRRF; translated from the coding sequence ATGATGGATTCAGTATCCAAGCAGACGCTTAAAGCGAAGGAACATATAGTAATTGACGGCAATTCGAGCGATGGCACCCAAAAACTGCTTGAAGAATACCAGAAAAGGTCATCCCTGAGGCTCGTAGTCTCTGAGCCAGACTCAGGACCCTACGACGCAATGAATAAAGCGATCAAACTAGCCAGCGGAGAATATATAGTATTCTTGAATAGTGATGACTTTTTTAACGACAGTCGTGGGCTTGAATGGTGTATTGATTCTCTAAGTAAAGGTAAATTTGATTTTGCTTATGCCCCAACGGTTCGCGTGTCTAATTCTGGTTCGGAGATAAACGGAAAACGCTCCTTGCATCAAATACTCATGTGTATGCCGGTCGTTCACCAATCACTCATTTTTAGCCGGTCAGCATTACTAAAGCTCAAAGGATTCGATTTAAGATTTTCAATTTCAGCCGACTACGACCTGTTGCTTCGAGCGGTGGCACAGGGAATGCGGGGGTGTTTTTTAAACAGAGCATTTGTTACATTTTGTATGGGTGGAATGTCATCAGACCAAGGTCGGTTGTTGAAAGATGTAGGTCGAGTGTGGCACAAGAACTACCGACAGTTCCAAGAATTTTCCGAGGCTGAATATGTCAAATTTTCTTACAGCAAAAAGCTTCCCGATTCCCTGTTATGGAAGATCCTTGTTGATTATAGAACAACAGCACTCTTTAGGCTTTCAGCTGCATTTTATCTACTGAAGCGCCGTTTCTAA
- a CDS encoding sulfotransferase, with amino-acid sequence MENSLLFLLSLPRSGSTLVQQMLGCSSKVHTEAETWMLLPLLYIFQNDSTLSDFWYTNGQQAISEFLARKKSRKEIYLSRISEMFEELTEIGSSRKQPLRYFLEKTPRNLLVKDELLEAFPHAKYILLTREPISILSSMSKTWCRGRWAYERYRIDFEIGLPNLISLLNNKLIDSLHIRFENLMADPITELKRICVFLGIPYEDKMIESFRETNVKGSTGDKTGLQAFSSVEPSRGQTNWKHLCNSVRRKQFCEMVSNLGKEAYVSAGFDFDEYTRNISNPRQERLLTDMAYLSKHRLKKFFFQRFVMDGKRISPYLYG; translated from the coding sequence ATGGAAAATAGCTTACTGTTTCTTCTCTCATTGCCTAGGTCCGGGTCGACTCTGGTTCAGCAAATGCTTGGATGTTCGAGCAAAGTACACACAGAGGCAGAGACATGGATGCTGCTGCCTCTTCTCTATATTTTTCAAAACGATAGCACGCTGTCTGACTTTTGGTATACCAACGGTCAACAAGCAATCTCTGAGTTTCTTGCTAGGAAGAAATCAAGAAAGGAAATTTACCTATCGAGGATTTCAGAAATGTTCGAGGAGTTGACCGAGATTGGTAGTAGCCGCAAACAGCCCTTAAGATATTTCCTCGAGAAGACACCGCGAAATCTATTGGTGAAAGATGAACTCCTAGAGGCCTTTCCTCATGCTAAATATATACTACTCACGCGAGAGCCTATATCCATTTTAAGCTCAATGTCCAAGACTTGGTGCCGAGGGAGGTGGGCTTACGAACGCTACAGGATTGATTTCGAAATCGGCCTCCCAAACCTTATTTCTTTACTAAATAACAAACTGATCGACAGTCTGCATATTCGTTTTGAAAACCTAATGGCAGACCCGATCACAGAGTTAAAAAGAATCTGTGTGTTCCTCGGAATCCCTTACGAGGATAAAATGATCGAGAGTTTCAGGGAAACTAACGTTAAAGGCTCCACTGGAGACAAGACTGGCTTACAAGCTTTCTCAAGTGTAGAGCCCTCGAGAGGACAAACAAACTGGAAACACCTTTGTAACAGTGTCCGTCGCAAGCAGTTCTGCGAGATGGTAAGCAACCTGGGAAAGGAAGCATACGTAAGCGCTGGATTCGACTTTGATGAATACACTAGAAACATAAGTAATCCGAGACAAGAGCGCCTCCTAACTGACATGGCCTATCTTTCAAAACACCGTTTAAAAAAGTTTTTCTTCCAGAGATTTGTGATGGATGGCAAACGAATCTCTCCATACCTCTACGGCTAG
- a CDS encoding glycosyltransferase family 4 protein: MNRNIKTLLIVEAYPWMGQHSGLIPLLRELRKIHQLEIHEVSGTLEGTFSGLQGKLLKRIWYRFPNSCSRRIAPYACFDGYNYGDYRVERRIESAVRKIKPDLVHHLFADTRHGYTTSLCQRLGIPFVATVHKPLSFRKLVNVDYLFLKKASAIITVGPEEKAEFEQQVSCPVHFLPHGVAHEFFVPANYQTAEPFTCITAGSHLRDYATLLKTVRIILAKDPQICFKIVIQPRHRKGDEFEGLSAIKQVSFLSGLSDTELVETYQSSHCLLLPLFTCTANNSLLEGISCGLPIITNDFPGTRAYTDPSFAELPPSGDAAAMAEAVLRLKAAPENWEPKRNSARRFAISNFDWASIAREHLELYRTID; the protein is encoded by the coding sequence ATGAATAGGAATATAAAAACGCTTCTCATCGTTGAAGCATATCCTTGGATGGGTCAACACAGTGGCCTCATTCCTTTGTTGCGAGAGCTTAGAAAGATCCACCAATTGGAAATCCATGAAGTTTCGGGGACACTTGAGGGTACGTTTTCCGGGCTACAGGGGAAGCTACTCAAGCGTATTTGGTATCGTTTTCCTAACAGCTGCTCAAGAAGGATTGCACCTTATGCCTGCTTTGATGGCTACAACTATGGGGACTATCGTGTCGAGCGGCGAATAGAGTCGGCAGTTAGGAAAATAAAACCGGATCTCGTTCACCATCTTTTCGCCGATACAAGACATGGCTACACCACAAGCCTTTGTCAGAGACTAGGAATTCCCTTCGTAGCGACAGTTCACAAGCCGCTTTCCTTTCGAAAACTAGTCAATGTTGATTATTTATTTTTAAAAAAGGCATCCGCGATCATTACGGTTGGGCCCGAAGAAAAGGCAGAATTCGAGCAGCAGGTTAGCTGCCCCGTGCATTTTCTCCCGCATGGCGTCGCCCATGAATTCTTCGTTCCTGCAAACTATCAAACAGCAGAACCCTTTACATGTATTACTGCAGGAAGTCATCTCCGTGACTATGCGACACTACTGAAGACGGTTCGAATTATTCTGGCCAAAGATCCACAGATCTGCTTCAAAATCGTCATCCAACCCCGTCATCGCAAAGGTGATGAGTTCGAGGGCTTGTCTGCAATTAAGCAAGTGAGCTTCCTCTCTGGTCTGAGCGACACCGAGTTGGTAGAGACCTATCAAAGCAGCCACTGCCTACTTTTACCTCTTTTTACCTGCACTGCCAACAATTCGCTTCTCGAAGGCATTTCCTGCGGGCTCCCCATAATAACCAACGACTTCCCTGGCACGCGCGCCTACACAGATCCAAGTTTCGCAGAGCTACCCCCCTCCGGCGATGCAGCGGCAATGGCAGAAGCCGTTCTTCGTTTGAAAGCCGCACCAGAGAACTGGGAGCCCAAGCGCAACAGCGCCCGCCGTTTCGCGATCAGCAATTTCGACTGGGCATCAATCGCAAGAGAACATCTCGAACTTTACCGGACTATTGATTAG
- a CDS encoding serine acetyltransferase: MLDTLHSKFLIRVAKAARVSRDVIKDIDYWKERYAPPDEIKSADAIWWYFRRIPEFRSIYYYRTRKGGARVQLIVRVLRIMYPSLVHLYIHTSKIGGGLFIQHGHSTQIVAKSIGERCQINQNVTIGYGSIEPDSNPTIGNNVRIHTGAIIFGNIVIGDGAWIGAGSVVNRNVPENSVVVGNPGRIVRLNGRKVDLPLGHYE, from the coding sequence ATGTTGGATACTCTACATTCAAAATTTCTTATCCGCGTAGCAAAAGCAGCAAGAGTAAGTCGCGATGTAATAAAGGATATCGATTACTGGAAAGAAAGGTATGCTCCGCCCGACGAGATAAAAAGCGCGGATGCGATATGGTGGTATTTTCGTAGGATTCCAGAATTTCGTTCGATCTACTATTATCGAACTCGAAAAGGAGGAGCCCGTGTTCAATTAATCGTGAGGGTTCTTCGTATCATGTATCCAAGTCTGGTTCATCTTTATATTCACACCTCAAAGATCGGTGGAGGGCTATTTATACAACATGGGCATTCCACCCAAATCGTGGCTAAATCAATTGGCGAGAGATGCCAAATCAATCAGAATGTAACGATAGGTTACGGGAGCATTGAACCAGATTCAAACCCAACTATCGGCAACAACGTGAGGATCCACACCGGTGCAATCATCTTTGGAAATATTGTTATCGGCGATGGGGCATGGATCGGCGCTGGAAGCGTTGTTAATCGAAACGTTCCAGAAAATTCTGTCGTTGTGGGAAACCCTGGAAGAATAGTTCGGCTGAACGGCAGAAAAGTTGATCTGCCTCTGGGGCACTATGAATAG